A genomic region of Exiguobacterium sp. Helios contains the following coding sequences:
- a CDS encoding SDR family NAD(P)-dependent oxidoreductase yields the protein MRTIFITGASSGIGFATATRFAEEGWTVYAGTRELTPALEQAALPHLHFLEVDVTDLASLKQAVSVIEQEVGHLNALFCNAGQGLLRALGQATSYEINQLFDINVFGVMRTIECCLPLLKAAPNGSHLLATSSISGLVGQPMNEIYCASKFALEGLFESLATYYKPFFSIDVTLIEPAAVETNFTANVLDRLEQTGGLHDDDFKPIVESYLRTYRVRHAKRQSPETIAELIFELVQADEKPLRVRTAPEDEAFVAHKTGNDPSGLIGTIKTRQLTLNLD from the coding sequence ATGCGTACGATTTTCATCACCGGTGCCTCGTCCGGGATTGGTTTCGCGACGGCGACACGTTTTGCTGAAGAAGGATGGACGGTGTATGCCGGTACACGTGAACTGACACCAGCACTGGAACAAGCCGCCTTACCGCATCTGCATTTTCTTGAAGTCGATGTAACTGATCTCGCGAGTCTAAAACAGGCCGTTTCCGTCATCGAGCAGGAAGTCGGTCACTTGAATGCTTTATTTTGTAATGCCGGTCAGGGATTGTTACGGGCGCTTGGACAAGCGACGAGTTATGAAATCAATCAATTGTTCGATATCAACGTGTTTGGGGTCATGCGGACGATTGAATGTTGTCTGCCGCTCCTGAAGGCCGCTCCGAACGGCAGTCACCTATTAGCCACCTCGAGCATCAGCGGACTCGTCGGTCAGCCGATGAACGAAATCTATTGTGCCAGCAAGTTTGCACTCGAAGGTTTGTTCGAAAGCCTCGCCACTTACTACAAACCGTTTTTTTCGATCGACGTCACATTAATTGAACCGGCTGCCGTCGAGACGAACTTCACGGCAAACGTCCTCGATCGTTTGGAGCAGACAGGTGGTCTTCATGACGATGATTTCAAACCGATCGTCGAAAGTTATTTACGGACGTACCGCGTCCGACACGCCAAGCGCCAGTCTCCGGAAACGATTGCCGAGTTGATTTTCGAACTCGTCCAAGCCGATGAAAAGCCGTTGCGTGTTCGGACGGCACCGGAAGATGAAGCGTTTGTTGCCCATAAAACCGGAAACGATCCGTCCGGTCTTATCGGGACGATCAAAACCCGGCAGCTGACGCTAAATTTAGACTGA
- a CDS encoding DMT family transporter, whose amino-acid sequence MKFIYYLLALLAGIALSIEGAIYGELGNSIGKLESSFYNFFAGTIIIGIITLFFGKGSLGYTFKAPKWTLLGGLLGSIYLTILIISIPLVGVGLAMISVIIGQMIASMVIEHKGWLGSPRVAINKDKLIASGLMVIALFLIF is encoded by the coding sequence TTGAAATTCATTTATTACCTGTTGGCTCTCCTCGCCGGAATCGCGCTCAGTATCGAAGGTGCCATCTACGGGGAACTTGGCAACAGCATCGGAAAACTCGAAAGCAGTTTTTATAATTTCTTTGCCGGTACAATCATCATCGGCATCATCACGCTCTTTTTCGGAAAAGGTTCGCTCGGTTATACATTCAAGGCACCCAAATGGACGTTGCTGGGCGGATTACTCGGGAGCATCTATTTAACGATCCTGATCATCAGCATCCCGCTTGTCGGTGTCGGACTCGCCATGATCAGTGTCATCATCGGTCAGATGATTGCCAGCATGGTCATTGAACATAAAGGCTGGCTCGGCAGTCCCCGCGTCGCCATCAACAAAGACAAATTAATCGCATCCGGCCTGATGGTCATTGCGCTATTTTTGATTTTCTAA
- a CDS encoding DMT family transporter: MNIALLGMTLLGGILLSAQSSINGAFGQKAGALESTFLTFFTGMLLLALAVLFFGQGDVLLILDAPRWQLSAVWFGVSYLFLTILAVPKIGVTAASIATVIGQLSAGMVLDHFGTFGGVEVAFDLKRFSGLLFMLAALFFIYRGNKRRVEAPASDSMAS, from the coding sequence ATGAATATCGCATTACTCGGGATGACACTGCTTGGAGGAATTCTCCTCAGTGCCCAGTCTTCAATCAACGGTGCCTTCGGTCAAAAAGCCGGCGCACTGGAAAGTACATTTTTAACTTTTTTCACAGGGATGCTCCTGCTTGCACTCGCCGTCCTCTTTTTCGGACAAGGAGATGTCCTGTTGATTCTTGACGCCCCCCGCTGGCAGCTCAGTGCCGTCTGGTTTGGTGTCAGCTATCTGTTCCTGACCATTCTCGCTGTTCCGAAAATCGGGGTCACGGCAGCGAGCATCGCAACCGTCATCGGACAGTTATCGGCCGGAATGGTGCTGGATCACTTCGGGACATTCGGTGGCGTCGAAGTGGCGTTTGACCTTAAACGTTTTTCCGGTCTTCTGTTCATGTTGGCCGCCTTGTTCTTTATCTATCGCGGGAACAAGCGACGTGTCGAGGCACCCGCTTCCGACTCGATGGCTTCTTGA
- a CDS encoding Gfo/Idh/MocA family oxidoreductase gives MTTIQTTLVGFGFSAVTFHAPLIQSLPEYTVRQVVSSQKDKVATVFPEAKVIGTLEEALQDEQTELVIITTPTALHFVMAKQAIEAKKHVLLEKPAVVTMEEAIELQRLATRHGVRVAVYQNRRYDGDFLTVEQLIEMNEIGDWQLFESRFDRYRPVVRDRWREKPGPGSGILFDLGSHLIDQALALFGEPDAVVGDVLFQRDGAETDDGFHITLFYGKRRVILRSNSFIQGSPPRFELHATRGSYIKYGMDPQEARLASGQAVDASIGQEETADFGYLKIADHPAERLATLSGNYLGFYKALAAGLKTGDIPVDLTDALKTMQLIEAVRLSSETGRKIFRKEWDQ, from the coding sequence ATGACGACGATTCAAACGACACTGGTCGGATTCGGATTTTCAGCCGTAACGTTTCATGCTCCCTTGATCCAATCGTTACCCGAATATACGGTCCGGCAAGTCGTATCAAGCCAAAAGGATAAAGTGGCAACCGTGTTCCCGGAAGCAAAGGTAATCGGGACACTCGAAGAAGCATTACAAGATGAACAGACGGAACTTGTCATCATCACGACTCCGACAGCTTTACATTTTGTGATGGCGAAACAAGCCATCGAAGCTAAAAAACATGTCCTGCTCGAAAAACCGGCGGTCGTGACGATGGAAGAAGCGATAGAACTGCAACGTCTCGCGACGCGTCACGGCGTCCGTGTCGCTGTCTATCAAAACCGGCGGTACGACGGCGATTTTCTGACGGTGGAACAATTGATCGAGATGAATGAGATCGGGGATTGGCAATTGTTCGAATCACGGTTTGACCGGTATCGTCCGGTCGTCCGGGATCGTTGGCGTGAAAAGCCGGGACCGGGTTCGGGTATTTTGTTTGATCTCGGTTCCCACCTGATTGATCAGGCGCTTGCTTTATTCGGTGAACCGGATGCTGTGGTCGGAGATGTCTTATTCCAGCGTGACGGGGCGGAGACGGATGACGGATTCCACATCACGTTATTTTACGGGAAACGCCGGGTCATCTTGCGGTCCAATTCCTTTATCCAAGGATCACCCCCGCGATTTGAGTTGCACGCCACACGCGGAAGTTATATTAAATACGGCATGGATCCGCAGGAAGCGCGCCTTGCGTCAGGACAAGCCGTCGATGCCTCAATCGGTCAAGAGGAAACCGCCGACTTTGGATATCTGAAGATTGCCGATCATCCGGCCGAGCGGTTGGCGACACTTTCGGGCAACTACCTTGGTTTTTACAAAGCGCTTGCTGCAGGGCTGAAGACGGGTGACATACCGGTTGATTTGACGGATGCCCTCAAGACGATGCAACTCATCGAGGCTGTTCGCTTGAGCAGTGAGACGGGACGCAAAATCTTCCGGAAGGAATGGGATCAATGA
- a CDS encoding heme-degrading domain-containing protein codes for MKLTELLAQEETLTLRQFTNQDALHAGQYVIDRALREQLSVAVELKRNGQRLFYAALDGTAPDQEEWIRRKSNVVLRHGHSSLYMRLYNEAKQRAYHTMYAVDPADYVDAGGSFPIRVTGVGVIGTITVSGLSQEADHQLAVDALAFLKK; via the coding sequence ATGAAACTGACCGAATTGTTGGCGCAAGAAGAGACACTGACATTACGTCAGTTTACGAATCAAGATGCACTGCATGCCGGACAGTACGTCATCGACCGGGCTTTGCGGGAGCAACTCAGCGTCGCTGTCGAGCTGAAACGGAACGGACAACGGTTGTTTTATGCAGCACTGGACGGGACGGCACCCGATCAGGAAGAATGGATCCGGCGAAAATCGAACGTCGTCCTCCGGCACGGACACAGCTCACTCTACATGCGGTTGTATAATGAAGCGAAACAGCGTGCGTATCATACGATGTATGCCGTCGATCCGGCGGACTATGTGGATGCCGGCGGGTCATTCCCGATCCGCGTCACAGGAGTCGGTGTCATCGGAACGATTACCGTATCGGGTTTGTCACAGGAAGCCGACCATCAGCTGGCGGTTGATGCATTAGCCTTTTTAAAAAAGTAA
- a CDS encoding helix-turn-helix transcriptional regulator codes for MTQQVDLFKALSNEVRLDILRWLKDPETHFNKPAAHLSTNLAEKGGVCVGDIQEKANLSQSTVSQYLAMLQKVGLLESERHGKWTYYRRNEEKIKELAEYLKGEL; via the coding sequence ATGACACAACAAGTAGATCTTTTTAAAGCGTTGTCGAACGAAGTCCGTCTCGACATCTTACGCTGGCTCAAGGATCCAGAGACTCATTTCAACAAACCGGCTGCTCACTTGTCAACGAATCTCGCTGAAAAAGGAGGCGTCTGTGTTGGTGATATCCAGGAGAAGGCGAACTTGTCCCAATCCACGGTATCCCAGTACTTGGCGATGTTACAAAAAGTCGGATTGCTCGAATCCGAACGGCACGGCAAGTGGACGTATTACCGTCGAAATGAAGAAAAGATCAAAGAGCTGGCAGAGTATCTAAAAGGAGAACTCTAA
- a CDS encoding DUF2529 family protein, whose amino-acid sequence MLKILATQFNGKLQTLTKQEDELFDVVRLLAQALVGQGKVYLDAYGEFEGLYPMLSDGPDQMKRVSKIKDHKTLHAVDRVLIFTPDTERSDLLASLARYDAWHTPYSIITLGDVTETLERSIAPLALKFDKGLLPAEDGSRHGLPSLALGAFLLTHILTQLQEMTEEWE is encoded by the coding sequence ATGCTGAAAATTTTAGCGACACAATTCAATGGGAAACTACAAACGCTTACAAAACAGGAAGACGAATTGTTCGATGTCGTCCGGCTGCTTGCCCAGGCACTCGTCGGTCAAGGAAAAGTCTATCTCGATGCCTACGGCGAGTTTGAAGGACTGTATCCAATGTTGTCAGACGGTCCGGACCAGATGAAACGTGTCTCGAAAATTAAGGATCATAAAACCCTCCATGCGGTCGACCGCGTGTTGATTTTTACACCGGATACGGAACGTTCCGATCTGCTCGCGTCGCTTGCCCGCTATGATGCCTGGCACACGCCGTATTCGATCATCACGCTCGGCGACGTGACCGAAACACTAGAACGTTCGATTGCTCCGCTTGCCTTGAAATTCGATAAAGGGCTGCTTCCGGCTGAGGACGGTTCCCGTCACGGATTGCCGAGTCTCGCGCTTGGTGCCTTCTTGTTAACGCACATTTTGACGCAATTACAGGAGATGACGGAAGAGTGGGAATGA
- a CDS encoding GNAT family N-acetyltransferase, with amino-acid sequence MDMTIERVNDFDGYNWLPLLAKSSQEGFQLVERMLRNRREESFQKDGEAMFVVLSTNNQVLACGGYMKQSGQSGTGRIRHVYVLPEARSHGIGTALLEKIMSEAFLTYDRLVLYSEQADPFYQGLGFQLVSGEKITHTIDKTSFANSNR; translated from the coding sequence ATGGACATGACAATCGAACGGGTTAATGATTTCGATGGATATAACTGGCTTCCGTTGCTCGCTAAAAGTTCCCAGGAAGGATTCCAACTGGTCGAGCGGATGTTACGGAACCGCCGGGAGGAATCGTTTCAAAAAGACGGGGAAGCGATGTTCGTCGTCCTTTCGACGAACAATCAAGTCCTCGCCTGCGGGGGATATATGAAGCAATCCGGTCAATCCGGAACGGGTCGGATCCGCCACGTCTATGTATTGCCGGAAGCCCGGTCGCACGGCATCGGGACTGCCTTACTGGAAAAAATCATGTCTGAAGCATTTTTGACGTATGATCGGTTAGTCCTCTACAGCGAACAGGCCGATCCCTTTTATCAAGGGCTCGGATTTCAACTCGTTTCCGGCGAAAAAATCACGCACACCATTGATAAAACATCCTTCGCCAACTCAAACCGATGA
- a CDS encoding CTP synthase, whose protein sequence is MTKYIFVTGGVVSSLGKGITAASLARLLKNRGLNVTIQKFDPYINIDPGTMSPYQHGEVFVTDDGAETDLDLGHYERFIDINLSQNANVTSGRIYSTVLKKERRGDYNGGTVQVIPHITNEIKDRVFRAGKETGADVVITEIGGTVGDIESLPFIEAIRQVKNDIGKENVMYVHCTLVPYLAAAGELKTKPTQHSVKELRSYGIQPDIIVLRAEHDVPQEMKDKIALFCDTRPEAVIEAKDASTLYEVPLNLQRQGMDQLVCDYFKFDTPVADMTAWKQLVHTVTHLEKKTKIALVGKYVELRDAYISVAEALKHAGFAFNSDIEIDWINAEDVTRDNVQELLGSANGILVPGGFGERGIEGKIEATRFARENNVPFFGICLGMQLATVEFARNVLNLKGAHSAEIDPATPYPIIDLLPEQKDIEDLGGTLRLGLYPCKLEDGSKARAAYSSELVYERHRHRYEFGNEFREQFEANGMIFSGTSPDGRLVEIIEIPEHKWFVACQFHPELISRPERPQALFHDFIQASLGE, encoded by the coding sequence ATGACAAAGTATATTTTCGTAACCGGTGGGGTAGTATCTTCACTCGGTAAAGGGATCACGGCAGCATCACTCGCCCGTCTCTTGAAAAACCGTGGCCTCAACGTCACGATCCAAAAATTCGACCCGTACATCAACATCGACCCGGGGACGATGAGCCCGTACCAGCACGGGGAAGTATTCGTCACGGATGATGGCGCTGAAACCGATCTTGACCTTGGTCACTACGAACGGTTCATCGACATCAATCTCAGCCAGAATGCGAACGTGACATCCGGCCGGATTTACTCGACCGTTCTTAAAAAAGAACGTCGCGGTGATTACAACGGTGGAACGGTTCAGGTCATTCCGCACATCACGAATGAAATCAAAGATCGTGTCTTCCGTGCCGGGAAAGAAACAGGCGCAGATGTCGTCATCACAGAGATTGGCGGAACAGTAGGGGATATCGAATCGCTTCCGTTCATCGAAGCCATTCGTCAGGTGAAAAACGATATCGGAAAAGAGAACGTCATGTACGTTCACTGTACGCTCGTTCCGTATCTTGCAGCTGCTGGCGAGCTGAAGACAAAACCGACACAACACAGTGTCAAAGAACTCCGCAGCTACGGCATTCAGCCGGATATCATCGTGCTTCGTGCCGAGCATGATGTACCGCAAGAAATGAAAGATAAAATTGCCCTCTTCTGTGATACACGTCCGGAAGCCGTCATCGAAGCGAAGGATGCATCGACACTGTATGAAGTACCGCTTAACTTACAACGTCAAGGCATGGACCAGCTCGTCTGTGACTACTTCAAGTTCGATACACCGGTTGCTGATATGACAGCATGGAAGCAACTCGTTCACACCGTGACACACCTCGAGAAGAAAACGAAAATCGCACTTGTCGGGAAGTACGTTGAATTGCGTGATGCGTACATTTCGGTTGCAGAAGCTTTGAAGCATGCCGGTTTTGCTTTTAACAGCGACATCGAAATCGACTGGATCAATGCAGAAGATGTCACACGTGACAACGTTCAGGAACTGCTTGGCTCAGCAAACGGAATCCTTGTTCCAGGCGGATTCGGAGAGCGTGGAATCGAAGGGAAAATCGAAGCAACACGTTTTGCCCGTGAAAACAATGTACCGTTCTTCGGAATTTGTCTCGGTATGCAACTGGCGACAGTTGAGTTCGCGCGCAACGTCTTGAACTTAAAAGGTGCCCACTCGGCAGAAATCGATCCGGCGACACCGTATCCGATCATCGACTTGCTTCCGGAGCAAAAAGACATCGAGGATCTCGGAGGAACACTTCGTCTTGGTCTGTATCCATGTAAGCTCGAAGACGGTTCAAAAGCACGTGCCGCGTATTCAAGCGAACTCGTGTACGAGCGTCACCGTCACCGTTACGAGTTCGGTAACGAATTCCGTGAACAGTTCGAAGCAAACGGTATGATCTTCTCCGGTACAAGCCCGGATGGTCGTCTCGTTGAAATCATCGAGATTCCAGAACACAAATGGTTCGTCGCATGTCAGTTCCACCCGGAATTGATTTCGCGTCCGGAGCGTCCGCAAGCCTTATTCCATGACTTCATCCAAGCATCACTTGGTGAGTAA
- a CDS encoding glycosyltransferase, producing the protein MKRTTFFTLNTLGTKRGGLVKAVIKRANTIAAAEPDRSVHLLTIGLQTQIDSIREEMIQLDLLNPNVQVTNLIHTLGQQKANEKQTKTRLLKQLNRQFVVFDDASRTENDSYRVFDNGVYVQYLRFDAMDRLLFIDYFSETRHRLKREEYLENGQLFQIIHYSTTTNKPVSRQFLHGNGTCYLTLWHKMNSVDWSHLFYFGKNEQLQFNDPAAFYTFALNRLLGQYPAVMLSSEFRDRLPNLPKQNLDAVVLNVNHPNIRKVAFGHSNHFVSPFDETATVSGVWNTLFKRIDEWSAVITATSRQADHMKQQFGHASLFHSIPHAFTNTASGELVDPVNPNRFVVVSRIQVKKDVAESVRAMRRIVDHNPNAFLDFYGFGYNDQLEKDLLALIKELALTDHIHFKGFVTDMREAYAGAVATLFTSQSEGFGMAILESMSYGIPVIAYDICYGPAEIIEDRVTGRLIPKRDTAKFAEAAIDLMTHPDARQLMGSRAAKALEPFSDQHYETRWVNLLETLDAQTD; encoded by the coding sequence ATGAAAAGAACTACTTTTTTCACATTGAATACACTGGGAACCAAACGCGGCGGTCTCGTCAAAGCCGTCATCAAGCGGGCGAATACGATTGCGGCTGCCGAACCGGACCGCTCAGTCCACCTCCTGACGATTGGATTGCAGACACAAATCGACAGCATCCGAGAAGAGATGATACAGCTTGACCTTCTAAATCCGAATGTCCAGGTCACGAACCTGATCCATACATTAGGACAGCAGAAGGCAAACGAAAAGCAGACGAAAACTCGTCTCTTGAAACAACTGAACCGGCAATTCGTCGTCTTTGATGACGCCAGCCGGACAGAAAACGACTCCTATCGTGTTTTCGACAACGGAGTGTACGTTCAGTATCTTCGTTTTGATGCGATGGATCGCCTTCTTTTCATTGATTACTTCTCAGAGACACGTCATCGTCTGAAACGGGAAGAATATTTGGAAAACGGACAACTGTTCCAAATCATTCATTATTCCACGACGACGAACAAACCTGTCTCACGCCAGTTTCTTCACGGTAACGGTACCTGTTATTTAACGCTTTGGCACAAGATGAATTCCGTGGACTGGAGTCATCTGTTCTATTTCGGAAAAAACGAACAGCTCCAATTCAATGACCCTGCTGCTTTTTATACCTTTGCGCTCAATCGTTTGTTGGGGCAATATCCGGCCGTCATGCTGTCGTCCGAATTCCGGGACCGTCTGCCGAACTTACCGAAACAGAATTTAGATGCCGTCGTGCTTAACGTCAATCATCCAAACATCCGAAAAGTTGCGTTTGGACACAGTAACCACTTTGTCTCACCTTTTGATGAAACCGCCACAGTCAGTGGTGTCTGGAATACTTTGTTCAAACGGATTGATGAGTGGAGTGCTGTCATTACAGCGACATCCCGACAGGCCGACCATATGAAACAGCAGTTTGGTCACGCGTCCCTGTTCCATTCCATCCCTCATGCGTTTACGAACACAGCCTCGGGCGAACTTGTTGATCCCGTCAATCCGAATCGGTTTGTCGTCGTATCACGGATTCAAGTCAAAAAAGATGTCGCAGAAAGCGTTCGAGCGATGCGCCGGATCGTCGATCACAATCCAAACGCTTTCCTTGATTTTTATGGGTTTGGTTATAACGACCAACTCGAAAAAGATCTTTTGGCATTAATCAAGGAATTGGCTTTGACCGATCACATCCATTTCAAAGGATTCGTCACTGATATGCGGGAAGCGTATGCCGGTGCCGTCGCCACACTCTTCACTTCACAATCCGAAGGGTTTGGGATGGCAATTCTTGAGAGCATGAGCTATGGTATCCCGGTCATTGCTTACGATATTTGTTACGGTCCGGCGGAAATCATCGAGGACCGGGTGACGGGACGTCTCATTCCTAAACGAGATACGGCCAAGTTCGCCGAAGCCGCAATCGACTTGATGACACATCCCGATGCCCGACAACTGATGGGATCACGTGCCGCTAAAGCACTTGAACCGTTCTCGGATCAACACTATGAAACGCGTTGGGTGAACTTGTTAGAGACACTTGATGCCCAGACCGACTGA
- the rpoE gene encoding DNA-directed RNA polymerase subunit delta: protein MSLSRLSKEEITDLSLINFVNEMLQEAGEQPITFDDIIKEIEKFHTFKNEEDKFEKLAQLYTDMNIDGNFVNVGANRWSLRAWYPFDKSDEDLVIEARQRGELDEFEEEFNYDAEEDEFETIEDDLDTFAKTADYDAADDSEEDTFKKVAVIDDLEDDLDEEDLEDFEEDDEEV from the coding sequence ATGAGCCTCAGCCGTTTAAGTAAAGAAGAAATTACTGATCTTTCACTGATTAACTTCGTCAATGAAATGCTGCAAGAAGCGGGCGAACAGCCTATTACTTTCGATGACATCATTAAAGAAATCGAAAAATTCCATACGTTTAAAAATGAAGAGGATAAGTTCGAGAAACTTGCCCAACTCTATACGGACATGAACATCGATGGGAACTTCGTTAACGTCGGAGCTAACCGTTGGTCGCTTCGTGCATGGTACCCGTTCGATAAATCGGATGAGGATTTGGTTATCGAAGCCCGTCAACGTGGTGAACTCGATGAGTTCGAAGAAGAGTTCAACTATGATGCGGAAGAAGATGAGTTCGAGACGATTGAAGATGATCTCGATACATTCGCGAAAACTGCTGATTACGATGCAGCAGACGACAGCGAAGAAGACACATTCAAAAAAGTTGCGGTCATTGATGACCTTGAAGACGATTTGGATGAAGAAGACCTCGAAGATTTCGAGGAAGATGACGAAGAAGTTTAA
- a CDS encoding DeoR/GlpR family DNA-binding transcription regulator, which produces MAQQDRLQQMREWIKTAPEISLDQLMEAYRISRDTARRDLIQLEREGKIIRVKNGLIRVGTNTTVQYDRRTEQPEKNRIAKRAVQYIQPQQKIILDAASTVARMTVHLPAEPLQIITNALAIVEQLEARPEIDLYVAGGKLDRHARSLVGIKTADDILNYQVDCVFLGACGLTEQGIFAENLEEAIVKKAMIRSGAEIIVLADHTKFEKRFLHKVCDLDHIDVLITDERPPEQWQAWLHEADVLLEIAEEEQT; this is translated from the coding sequence ATGGCGCAACAGGATCGACTTCAACAAATGCGGGAATGGATCAAGACGGCACCTGAAATTTCACTCGATCAGTTGATGGAGGCGTACCGCATTTCGCGTGATACGGCCCGACGTGATTTGATTCAACTGGAGCGGGAAGGAAAAATCATCCGAGTCAAAAACGGTTTGATCCGTGTCGGGACGAACACGACCGTTCAGTACGACCGGCGGACCGAACAGCCGGAAAAAAATCGGATTGCCAAACGTGCTGTTCAGTATATTCAACCGCAGCAAAAAATCATTCTTGATGCGGCATCGACCGTTGCCCGGATGACGGTTCATCTGCCGGCAGAACCACTCCAAATCATTACGAATGCACTGGCGATCGTCGAACAACTCGAAGCCCGTCCGGAAATCGATTTGTATGTGGCCGGAGGGAAGTTGGACCGGCATGCACGCAGTCTCGTCGGTATTAAAACGGCGGATGATATTTTGAACTATCAGGTCGATTGTGTGTTTCTTGGTGCATGTGGGCTGACGGAACAAGGGATATTCGCTGAAAACCTGGAAGAAGCAATCGTGAAAAAGGCGATGATCCGGAGTGGTGCGGAAATTATTGTACTGGCGGATCATACGAAGTTCGAGAAACGATTTCTGCACAAGGTCTGTGATCTTGACCACATCGATGTCCTGATTACGGATGAACGACCGCCTGAACAGTGGCAGGCCTGGTTGCACGAAGCCGATGTCTTACTGGAAATAGCAGAGGAGGAACAAACATGA
- a CDS encoding potassium channel family protein, with the protein MISMLAIFSRLFKGLRHAFQLSYFRGLLILCLLTLLSGTIFYSTQENLTVVDALYFCITTLSTVGHPTFAPVTTLGKVFTMAYITIGCGLFLTLIATLAYVLIKEQED; encoded by the coding sequence ATGATTTCGATGCTTGCGATTTTTTCACGGTTATTCAAAGGATTACGCCATGCTTTCCAGTTATCATATTTCCGTGGTCTATTGATCCTTTGTCTGTTGACATTGCTGTCCGGAACGATTTTTTACAGCACTCAGGAAAATTTAACCGTCGTCGACGCACTTTATTTTTGTATCACGACGCTTAGTACGGTCGGGCATCCGACGTTTGCTCCTGTCACGACACTCGGGAAAGTCTTTACGATGGCTTATATTACAATCGGATGTGGTTTATTCCTTACGTTGATTGCCACACTCGCCTATGTCTTAATCAAGGAACAGGAAGACTGA